The genomic window aatatttgtagcttcggGGAGGGTCAAGAAAGAGTCACACTAAAGCATCCCTCTGACAAATTAAGTACCGTCCCTAAAAGCTTTATTAACTGGAAAAGGGTCTGAAGTTTATGATACGATTTCTTGCCAGTTCTGTTTTTACCCTTGTACCAACATTTGATATTACAGACGACATCCTCTCCACTAGAGGGCACACTGCTGCAAAGTGTGCACACAGCGGCTGACGAATGATTGGCACTTTGGTCTTCCAATAGGATAATTCAAAACCTCGACGTTTCGACCAATCAGATAACTACTTCTGACTCTACTGGGTGGGACCGGAAGTAGCCATTCGGACGCTTTTTGAAATTAGCTGTCAAGTGAGACACTTAGCTGTTACGGCGCTGCTAAAACCTCCAAAACGATAGGAAAACCTAAATGAACCAATATATTTGAAAATCTGAAAGCAGGAATCGGTTGTTCACTCTAGTCTTACTATATTATATCTTATATCTCTAAAGGTAAGTGTTAATTCagttgtgattggtttgctagtatgctaatgctaatgtatGTCCATTGAGCCACCTCCAGTTTTAAACACAACCTCTGGGCCGATTTTGTCCCTCATTTTAGGATTACATATTAACGACTCctgttttatatgtgtgtgaaaatgGTCGTGGTCGTTAACGTGTGATGCGTCAGTACATTTAGCCTCTGCCGGGTTGTTTTGAAGTCAGTTTTCAGTGCGTTTGTCTTTATGTCCTCTCAGTAAATCATCATGGGCGAGGTGGAGCTGTCCTGCCGGGCTTATGTGAAGATGTACCTGCACGCCTGCCTCTTTCCGCGGTGCAGCATCAACGGACTCCTTTTGTCGTCCAGCTCAGCAGGCGGTGCTGTCTGTGTGACAGACTGCGTCCCGCTGCTTCACTCCCACCTGCCCCTGGCTCCCATCACTCAGCTGGCCCTCACACAGGTAGGACATCTGCCGACATTAGCCATATTAACCATATTGGTTCAGTTTAGCTGATCAGAATCCTCGTCCGAGCATCAGCTAATCTGACTGAGGTTCGACAGTGGTGCAGCGTTAGGTTTTCTTGAAAGTCTGGTATGTGTAAGCCCTAAATCATACCTTTCATGGTAACacaattcaaaatgttttactcATTTCCCGACAAAACTCACTGCATAACATTCTGTGTATACCCATACTATGTACTATTTAGTGTGTCAGAAAAGATTTAGTAGGTATCAGTACATGATATGTCAAATACAGTATGCCAATAATATCATAATGTTCTACTGCATCAGGTCACATTGTGCAGtctgcaagccagcatgcttttctggctattctaaGCCACAGTCCTCTGCGCAGTGGAAGATCCGCCACATAAACTTAGCCGCAGACACATGACAGCTCATTGATAACTGTCAGGAGCGgcaatgacagatgacagcacAATCAAGTGACTGATTGCCCGTCGAATTGTcataataggaatattaattgtttaacaACAAAGTAATCATAACgattaccaacaacaaaaggacataactgaaaataaatgatagaGAAATGTATGCAAGTATaacttaaaagttaaaaacacattagaCAACAGCAGTGTTAACCAGGTTGACCTCTGTCTCTGGTGAGCTCAGCGAATGGCGTTTTTTGATTTTATTGCCAAGGTAACAGATATAtcagcaagagggtcaaagttcagagtGTAATGTCATGAGGAAATGgtatgtcctgattgtgtgcatactgcctGCAACAGTACATACTTCCTAAGGTGCGGTacagtacctactaaaagtatGCAATTCGAAACCCAAAGCCTAAAGCTTGAGCTGTCTTTGGCAGTAAGCTCTGTAATTAATTATAAATGATTAAATGCGAAATCAGTGAGAAGGACACTGCTCAAATAGAATACATAGTGATGAGCCACATTATATTTGGTGTCTGTCAAAACTGCTTATCATTTCTTATGTTTCTCTGCAGAATCATGCTTTGGTATTTGTGCCAATGTTGAGACATGCATTAGCTGGTATACTtggcagttttctttttttttaattaaattaatacaaataataaCTCCATTTTTTATGTGTGTCCTAGATCTATTCAATATATAAGAAACCACAGGGCTTAACATTAACTTTTGGAAGTGTTGTAAGGCCGGAAACCAGGCCTCAGCTTTTGGTTgccaaaactgaaaatatggttgccatttttagtcactttaaattaaattaattaagatACTATGTAGTTATACGTCAGCttaataatgaaaatgtcacataaaaGAATGTTGAAAAGTTACTTATTACAGTAACTGAATAATATACTTTGTAGTTTATGTTTTTTCTCATACTTTACAGAATTTGAATCCATGTTATCCATGTTCTTGGTAAACACATACTAATAGTGCAACTGTTGCCATGTTGTCCAGGAAGCTACCGGTTGCTTGTTCATTCGTTCGCtccttttcacatttctctttgcTGTTGTCTCTGAAACAGGTGCCTGTGTGTACGCCAGTAAACACACCAGTGCACGTGCAGCGTTTTCTTATTCTGGTTCTTACTGTAacagcttttttaaaatgtaactaatgcaacaaattttaaaaatgtatttattttagggTGCATGTTTTGCTGGCAGTTTGCATTATGTAAACGTGTTTGATATATAGCTGTTCATTTCACAAGTACGGGTTTTATTGTCTGTCATTATGTTTAAATATATGGCAAAGAACtgtgcaaaacatatttttgatgtTGGTGTAATCTGTCATTGATTTACTAGTCAGCCGTTGACTCATTGACTGATTTATCTCCCTGCTGAGAATGATACTTTATCCCAGTATCCTTTTCACTTAGTACtcattgttaaaatgttgtttaaacTACACTGCATTGGTGCAAAGTATGTAGACATGCGAACATTACTCTCATATGTGGAGGCTgagcatgtcatttctgtgaaGGCTTTCCACCATATTTTGGAATCCGGCTGCAGAGATTTGCTCTGTAGAAATGGCAAATGTGGGGCGTcggtggtagagcaggcgccccatgtacaaggctgttgccgcagcggcccgggttcgactccagcctgtggccctttgctgcatgtcactcactctctctctccccccctttcacacttgtctgtcctatcaaataaaggctaaaaatgccccccaaaaaatcttaaaaaaaaaaagaaatggcaaATGTAATTTCCGGCTTCCTGGACAGAAAACCGTGACAAACTCAGTCAGAAATTTTAAAGTTAGAGGAGCCTTTCAAGATTCTTGCAATACTTTCAAAACAGCTGCAGGAAAATAAGCTTATATGTAATTTATTATTTAGAAAAGGTTATGCTTTGCTCTGTGGCTCAAATGTGAACCAGGTAATTACTATATGATACAGTTTAAAGTGAAACAAGGAGCTACCAGTGTGAGAAACAAGATAAAACACCAAGGCATGAGGGCTGAGAGGGTTTGGTGGACAAAGATGGAAGTGCTAACTTTATTCAGTAAGTTGAAACCCAcaatagaaacacagattttttacaTAGTACCTTATCCAAGAGTTTATGAAAAAAAGAGCATCTTGCCTAAAAAGACTGTGATGGAAAATTCTGGTATTTGACCATATTTAACCTATAGTGTATTCTGCATGTGTTGTATAAGGTtacttgttttgatgaaactGAACTTCTCACCTAATAAGCATTGCGCATTTAACccctactgtgacagcagtgtgaGATACAGCAGGGGCCTAATGGACATCAGGTGTCCTTGTAAGCCTCAAGAGATGTGTCATAGGGATGCTTACTGCAGAACCACCTGAGTGCCATATCTTTTGACTATtgacatgcatgtgttttgggaaCTACAAAGATAGCATTGCTTAAGAACATCTAggcactcactcactgactgactgttcatgcagttgtacagtacaggccaaaagtttggacacaccttctcattcaatgcgttttctttattttcatgactgtttacattgtagattctcactgaaggcatcaaaactatgaatgaacacatgtggagttatgtacttaacaaaaaaaggtgaaataactgaaaacatgttttatattctagtttcttcaaaatagccaccctttgctctgattactgctttgcacactcttggcattctctccatgagcttcaagaggtagtcacctgaaatggtttccacttcacaggtgtgccttatcagggttaattagtggaatttcttgctttatcaatggggttgggaccatcagttgtgttgtgcagaagtcaggttaatacacagccaacagccctattggacaactgttaaaattcatattatggcaagaaccaatcagctaactaaagaaaaacgagtggccatcattactttaagaaatgaaggtcagtcagtccggaaaattgcaaaaactttaaatgtgtccccaagtggagtcgcaaaaaccatcaagcgctacaacgaaactggcacacatgaggaccgacccaggaaaggaagaccaagagtcacctctgcttctgaggataagttcatccgagtcaccagcctcagaaatcgcaaggtaacagcagctcagatcagagaccagatgaatgccacacagagttctagcagcagacccatctctagaacaactgttaagaggagactgcgccaatcaggcctttatggtcaaatagctgctaggaaaccactgctaaggagaggcaacaagcagaagagatttgtttgggccaagaaacacaaggaatggacattagaccagtggaaatctgtgctttggtctgatgagtccaaatttgagatctttgattccaaccgccgtgtctttgtgagacgcagaaaaggtgaacggatggatttcacatgcctggttcccactgtgaagcatggaggaggaggtgtgatggtgtgggggtgttttgctggtgacactgttggggatttattcaaaattgaaggcacactgaaccagcatggctaccacagcatcctgcagcgacatgccatcccatcccgtttgcgtttagttggacgatcatttatttttcaacaggacaatgaccccaaacacacctccaggctgtgtaagggctatttgaccaagaaggagagtgatggagtgctgcggcagatgacctggcctccacagtcaccggacctgaacccaatcgagatggtttggggtgagctggaccgcagagtgaaggcaaaggggccaacaagtgctaaacacctctgggaactccttcaagactgttggaaaaccatttcaggtgactacctcttgaagctcatggagagaatgccaagagtgtgcaaagcagtaatcagagcaaagggtggctattttgaagaaactagaatataaaacatgttttcagttatttcacctttttttgttaagtacataactccacatgtgttcattcatagttttgatgccttcagtgagaatctacaatgtaaatagtcatgaaaataaagaaaacgcattgaatgagaaggtgtgtccaaacttttggcctgtactgtatgtgtgtgactccattcatgaatgcttattaaaactcaagaaagacagccTAATTAAGTAGTTGTTTTGCCACCACAAGACCAATCGTATGTGTTttcctgcattaaaaaaagcCCCAGGAAGATTCACCTAAATCTGCCCAAATATGAGCCTAATTTGAGAATGACGGTCTGTTCTCGTTTCAGGTGGATGTGTGGTGTTCACAGACTCAGCAGAGGATAGTTGGATACTATCAAGCCAATGCCTGCGTTTCAGATAGCAGGTTAGTTTCCTGTCCATGATGCCTCTCCAAACCCCCGCTTATTTCAGCTATACTACATCTTTTATGAGATGTTTCCTCAAATTTTTCATTCTTTTGGTTGAGTATTTTAGTAAAATGTTAACCTTTCTAACGTTTTATTTAATCTGTTTTAATCTTTTGAACCCAACAGCCCGACACCATGTGCACTGAAGATAGCTGATAAGATTTCTGAGCAGTTTGACAACGCAGTTTTGTTAATGGTAAGAATAAGTAAAGCAGTTTGTTTAACAATCCCTTCGCCTGTTTGCTAGTAGAGACAAGAAGACGCTACAGTAGTGATGAAACTATCTAGTGATGAGTCAGTTAAGTAAGTTTAAGTTATTCTTGGATTTCTCGATTTAGTATCACTTGAAACGGAGAAAGTTTTTCTTGGTAAGCAGTTTAAATGAATGTCACTTGAAATGTCACTGttgatattttcttttattattttgttgggCAATAAAACAAGGTTATTTTACAG from Epinephelus lanceolatus isolate andai-2023 chromosome 20, ASM4190304v1, whole genome shotgun sequence includes these protein-coding regions:
- the emc9 gene encoding ER membrane protein complex subunit 9: MGEVELSCRAYVKMYLHACLFPRCSINGLLLSSSSAGGAVCVTDCVPLLHSHLPLAPITQLALTQVDVWCSQTQQRIVGYYQANACVSDSSPTPCALKIADKISEQFDNAVLLMLDGGKMSPDYRVPPIVMYERKDSRWMLKDKHMIMLRQWEETRAIASQMLESGDHTLLVDFDSHLDDITKDWTNQKLNIKIAELTSPANGNI